A portion of the Zootoca vivipara chromosome 6, rZooViv1.1, whole genome shotgun sequence genome contains these proteins:
- the LRRC47 gene encoding leucine-rich repeat-containing protein 47, which yields MAAAAVAVPGGEEEDWPEVTESGRRELSLESGAALEQRVQAAGGRFPRALGSLGAALRSLEVRGGGCAALREPGPVLGLLTGLQTLVLPGCGLGPSGLTQAGRLLPATLRTLDLSGNGLEELPAELGGAGEPQVVVAAGKKGFPAALPELRLLNLRRNRLREMGPGLGRSAPALQELLLGGNRLRSLPGGLLPTDDGGDSRRAAPLALLGTLEAAGNELEELSPNISRLACLKTLDVSNNKLSEIPVELADCPKLKEVNLKGNALKDKRLEKMVNGCQTKSILEYLRVGGRGGGKGKGKQDGAEKEEMRKKKRDKNKKKGSDAEDEVEETQKLLVKVLHISENPAPLVVKASPGVKDVRPYIVCCVVKGMNFKPGNALKRFLSAQTKLHEDICEKRTAATIATHDLQLVKSPLLYDVRPPDELKIIPLGRKEIKAKDLLRQLQSEAEEQRKQKRRQNISGLHKYLHLLDGKENYPCLIDNEDAVISFPPITNSEKTKLGKTTSDLLLEVTSAMSLQTCKDVMDTLILKMAELNRSTSENTGEDLDSDHESNDTAGHENSRLEGVSKSLPLVLEQVRVVDKEGNLKVVYPSKTDFSTVSSLMTVIH from the exons ATGGCGGCCGCGGCTGTAGCAGTGCCGGGAGGGGAAGAAGAGGACTGGCCGGAGGTGACAGAGTCCGGCCGGCGGGAGCTGAGCCTGGAGTCCGGCGCCGCCCTGGAGCAGCGTGTGCAGGCCGCCGGGGGGCGCTTCCCGCGGGCTCTGGGCTCCCTGGGGGCGGCGCTGCGGTCGCTGGAGGTGCGCGGGGGTGGCTGCGCGGCGCTGCGTGAGCCGGGGCCGGTCCTGGGGCTCCTGACGGGGCTGCAGACGCTGGTGCTTCCCGGCTGCGGGCTGGGCCCGTCGGGGCTGACCCAGGCCGGGCGCCTTTTGCCGGCCACGCTGCGCACCCTCGACCTCTCCGGAAACGGCCTGGAGGAGCTGCCGGCGGAGCTCGGCGGGGCCGGTGAGCCCcaagtggtggtggcggcggggaAGAAGGGCTTCCCTGCCGCCCTACCTGAGCTGCGCCTCCTCAACCTTCGCCGCAACCGCCTTCGCGAAATGGGGCCCGGCCTGGGTCGCTCCGCCCCGGCTCTCCAGGAGCTGCTCCTGGGCGGGAACCGCCTGCGCTCCCTCCCCGGGGGGCTGCTTCCCACGGACGACGGAGGTGACTCCCGCCGCGCAGCCCCTTTAGCCCTGTTGGGCACCCTGGAGGCGGCGGGCAACGAGCTGGAGGAGCTGAGCCCCAACATCTCCCGCCTGGCCTGCCTCAAG ACTTTGGATGTTTCCAACAACAAATTATCGGAAATCCCTGTGGAGTTGGCTGACTGCCCCAAGCTGAAGGAAGTCAATTTAAAAGGAAATGCCCTCAAAGACAAACGGCTTGAGAAGATGGTAAATGGTTGCCAAACAAAATCTATCCTGGAATATTTGCGTGTCGGGGGTCGAGGGGGCGGCAAAGGAAAAGGCAAGCAGGATGGTGCTGAGAAGGAGGAgatgaggaagaaaaagagagataaaaacaagaaaaaaggcaGTGATGCAGAGGATGAGGTGGAAGAAACCCAGAAGCTGCTGGTGAAAGTTCTCCACATCTCTGAGAATCCAGCTCCATTGGTTGTGAAAGCCAGCCCTGGTGTCAAAGACGTCCGCCCCTATATTGTGTGCTGTGTAGTGAAAGGCATGAACTTCAAGCCTGGCAACGCTTTGAAGAGGTTTCTTTCTGCTCAG ACCAAACTCCACGAGGACATCTGTGAGAAGCGAACAGCAGCCACCATTGCCACACATGACCTGCAGCTTGTGAAAAGTCCTCTTCTCTACGACGTTCGGCCACCAGATGAATTGAAG ATCATCCCCTTGGGCCGGAAGGAAATCAAGGCCAAGGACCTCCTCCGTCAGCTGCAGTCAGAGGCCGAGGAGCAGcggaagcagaagaggaggcagaACATATCTGGACTGCACAA GTACCTACATTTACTGGATGGGAAAGAGAATTACCCGTGCCTGATTGACAACGAAGATGCTGTGATTTCTTTCCCGCCAATCACAAACAGCGAGAAGACAAAG cttGGGAAAACTACCTCTGATCTGCTTCTGGAAGTGACAAGTGCCATGAGCCTGCAGACGTGCAAGGATGTGATGGACACCCTCATTCTG AAAATGGCGGAGCTGAACAGATCCACTTCAGAGAATACAGGCGAAGACCTGGATTCAGATCATGAATCAAACGACACTGCCGGGCATGAGAATTCAAGGCTTGAGGGCGTTTCCAAGAGCCTCCCTCTCGTTTTGGAACAGGTTCGGGTTGTGGACAAGGAAGGGAACTTAAAAGTCGTTTATCCTTCAAAAACTGATTTCAGTACAGTCTCGTCCCTCATGACAGTAATTCATTAA
- the CEP104 gene encoding centrosomal protein of 104 kDa, whose amino-acid sequence MPHKIGFIVVSSSGHEDGFSAKELMVHAPTINGWRSPRLCQYPQEVVLQMVERCRIRKLQLLAHQYMISSKIEFFISENLPEYFAPYKSERFRRLGYVSLSNNEKTGYKARELKSVYVDAVGQYLKLTFHKNYVNRYNLYSQVALVAINIIGEPADASNDTNHSSREKLIDHYLGNNPDDSALDGTYTGKPDLISPLDDLAFDMYQDPEVAQIIRKLDEKKHEAVRQEHYDHAKKLKQAIADLQKVGERLGRYEVEKRCAVEREDYDLAKQKKQQMEEYRLKVYQQLELHNLLDPDLLIRRPPDLPLEPVAYPTTSPQQKRPLLSPRWDKTEAESPELPPPEKPPEAPSPEPIAAQAISPPAAQAPISTEAFPKINVEFLPYDERPLPTIRKQQQEEGFPYLDPEMNEEDPGDTPRSGVVGEPEPLTEKALREASSAIEVFGEGLVAGAYSKTWSYREDSLLAIYKKMTEVSTNTPKDDLKNLLRGAIFLIVRAIKDIVSSVFQASLKLLKMIITQYIPKHKLGKQETTYCVERTFPNLLSRTGDSSARLRVAAANFIQEMALCNEVKPLQIIPAHLVQPVKPNSPTHLAMSQVELVERLLKELGTDNTGFTVDNVMRFATGALEHRVYEVRETALRIILDMYRQHRAVILDYLPPDDANTRKNILYKTLFDGFAKIDGKLTETEIRAQRKTATDEAEKQKKDEIKVLQGQLAALKDMQTEAQAVKEKDNDIQKSKAQAEFLKKAPQPPKADTPDDHTSVANYLDNLCIFCGERDESFTEEGLDLHYWKRCPMLTRCEFCKQVVEIASLTEHLLTECDKKDNFDKCPRCCEALPKDELPRHVKGKACNPAKPEKVANHCPLCHENFTPGEEAWKVHLMGKDGCRMNLRRAQSLNKSMPMQSVSGRPVAAPLNRSGPTGMKLRSPLVGSKIPTPRGGMNKSTGRTYAKR is encoded by the exons ATGCCGCACAAGATTGGGTTTATTGTTGTAAGTTCATCAGGGCACGAGGATGGCTTCAGTGCGAAAGAACTGATGGTCCATGCCCCAACCATCAATGGCTGGAGGTCACCAAG GCTCTGCCAGTATCCCCAAGAAGTCGTCCTTCAGATGGTGGAGCGATGTAGGATTCGAAAACTGCAGTTGCTGGCTCACCAGTACATGATTTCTAGCAAgattgaattcttcatcagcgagAACCTGCCTGAATATTTTGCACCATACAAATCAGAGAGGTTCCGAAGGCTAGG TTACGTGTCTCTCTCAAATAATGAGAAAACTGGCTACAAGGCGCGAGAACTGAAATCCGTCTACGTGGATGCCGTCGGCCAATACCTAAAGCTGACGTTCCACAAAAACTATGTCAATAGGTACAACCTGTACAGTCAG gTTGCTCTTGTAGCAATAAATATCATTGGAGAGCCTGCAGATGCCAGCAATGACACTAATCAT TCTTCTAGAGAGAAGCTGATCGACCATTACCTTGGGAACAACCCAGATGACTCAGCCTTGGATGGAACATACACCGG GAAGCCAGATTTGATTTCACCACTGGATGACCTGGCTTTTGACATGTACCAAGATCCAGAGGTGGCGCAGATAATCCGCAAGCTGGATGAGAAAAAGCACGAAGCGGTGCGCCAGGAGCATTACGACCATGCCAAGAAACTCAAGCAAGCTATTGCAGACCTGCAGAAG GTCGGCGAGCGGCTGGGCCGCTACGAAGTGGAGAAGCGCTGCGCCGTTGAGCGGGAGGACTATGACCTTGCCAAGCAGAAGAAGCAGCAGATGGAGGAGTACCGCCTCAAAGTGTACCAGCAGCTGGAGCTGCACAATCTCCTCGACCCAGACCTGTTG ATCCGGCGGCCTCCCGACTTGCCTCTAGAGCCTGTGGCTTATCCCACCACTTCTCCCCAGCAGAAAAGGCCTCTGCTTTCGCCCCGGTGGGACAAAACCGAAGCGGAGAGTCCTGAGCTGCCGCCTCCTGAAAAGCCACCAGAAGCTCCTTCTCCAGAGCCCATTGCAGCTCAGGCCATCTCTCCTCCCGCCGCCCAGGCCCCCATCTCCACCGAGGCTTTTCCAAAGATCAAC gTTGAATTCTTGCCTTACGATGAGAGGCCCCTCCCGACTATTcgtaagcagcagcaggaggaaggctTTCCCTACTTGGACCCTGAGATGAACGAGGAGGACCCTGGGGACACCCCGAGAAGTGGTGTCGTCGGGGAGCCGGAGCCACTGACCGAGAAAGCACTGAGGGAGGCCAGCTCAGCCATTGAAGTGTTTGGGGAAGGCCTG GTTGCAGGGGCCTATTCCAAGACATGGTCCTACCGCGAAGACTCGTTGCTCGCCATATACAAAAAGATGACGGAAGTATCCACAAACACGCCAAAGGATGACCTGAAGAACCTCCTTCGGGGCGCCATCTTCCTCATAGTGAGAGCCATAAAAGACATAGTCTCCTCG GTTTTTCAAGCTTCCTTAAAGCTCCTAAAGATGATCATCACGCAGTACATCCCCAAGCATAAACTTGGAAAGCAAGAGACCACTTACTGCGTGGAAAGGACCTTCCCCAACCTTCTCTCCAGGACGGGGGACTCCTCTGCCCGCCTTCGTGTAGCGGCTGCCAACTTCATCCAG GAAATGGCCCTCTGTAATGAAGTGAAGCCTCTTCAGATTATACCTGCTCACCTGGTGCAGCCTGTGAAGCCAAATTCCCCTACACATCTTGCAATGAGCCAGGTGGAATTAGTGGAACGCTTGCTGAAAGAGCTGGGGACGGATAACACCGGTTTTACTGTCGATAACGTCATGCGG TTTGCAACAGGAGCTCTGGAGCATCGAGTATATGAGGTCCGGGAAACAGCCCTCCGGATCATCCTGGATATGTATCGGCAGCACCGAGCCGTCATCCTGGATTACCTTCCTCCTGACGATGCCAACACACGCAAGAACATTCTGTACAAGACACTTTTCGATGGGTTTGCTAAAATAGACGGCAAGCTCACAGAAACTGAAATAAGG GCACAGAGAAAGACGGCTACTGACGAAgctgaaaagcaaaagaaagacgAGATCAAAGTGTTGCAAGGTCAGCTGGCAGCTCTGAAGGACATGCAGACGGAAGCTCAGGCTGTAAAG GAGAAAGATAATGATATTCAGAAGTCCAAGGCTCAAG CCGAGTTCTTGAAAAAAGCCCCACAGCCTCCAAAAGCAGACACTCCAGATGATCACACCTCAGTTGCAAATTACCTCGACAA CCTCTGCATCTTCTGTGGGGAGAGAGATGAATCATTCACGGAGGAAGGCCTGGATCTCCACTACTGGAAACGTTGCCCAATGCTGACAAGGTGCGAGTTCTGCAAACAG GTGGTTGAGATTGCCAGCCTGACAGAGCACCTGCTGACGGAGTGCGACAAAAAGGACAACTTTGACAAGTGTCCGCGCTGCTGCGAAGCCCTGCCGAAGGATGAGCTGCCCCGGCATGTCAAGGGAAAGGCCTGCAACC CTGCCAAGCCTGAAAAAGTGGCCAATCACTGTCCGTTGTGCCATGAGAATTTCACGCCAGGAGAGGAG GCCTGGAAGGTGCACCTCATGGGCAAAGACGGCTGCCGCATGAACCTGAGGCGGGCCCAGTCCTTGAACAAGAGCATGCCAATGCAGTCAGTTTCCG GCAGGCCTGTCGCAGCACCTCTCAACCGATCCGGGCCGACGGGCATGAAGCTTCGCTCCCCATTGGTTGGCAGCAAGATCCCCACCCCACGAGGAGGCATGAATAAAAGCACTGGCAGAACGTATGCAAAGCGATGA